The genomic segment GCCAGCCGGCGAGCGTGGCGAGGTTCTCTGCCCGCAGGCGCGCGAGCTCGTCGAGCAGCTCCGCGAGCGACTTCCCCTGGCTCTCCCGGAACTGGGCGAAGCGGTCGAAGGGCGCGAAGCGGCGCTGCGGCCCCTGCGCCAGGATGATCCGCGCGCGCTCGATCCAGTCGGCGCGCTCGCCGTGGACCAGGTGGCCCACGATGTCATAGGGGCTCCACGTGTCCGGCCCCTCGGTGGCGTCCGTCCACGCGGGCGGGAGCCCGGCGAGCATCGCGCGCAGGGTGCGCGGCGTGCGCTCGAGGACCGCGATGCCGGCGGCGAGGTCGAAGTCCATGGCGCTCAGTGGCCACGCGGCCGC from the Longimicrobium sp. genome contains:
- a CDS encoding DinB family protein — translated: MDFDLAAGIAVLERTPRTLRAMLAGLPPAWTDATEGPDTWSPYDIVGHLVHGERADWIERARIILAQGPQRRFAPFDRFAQFRESQGKSLAELLDELARLRAENLATLAGWRLTEAQLALEGEHPEFGPVTLRQLLATWVAHDLGHLAQTARVMAKQYRDAVGPWRAYLPVMDR